One window from the genome of Babylonia areolata isolate BAREFJ2019XMU chromosome 11, ASM4173473v1, whole genome shotgun sequence encodes:
- the LOC143287379 gene encoding phosphatidylinositol N-acetylglucosaminyltransferase subunit P-like encodes MVVDSSMTEEHKPSPTPERAVYGYVLYLASYIGLGVYLVWAYVPDSWLNAVGLTYWPQKYWAVALPVYLCVVILLFYLAYLGLIFINTPPLTSLSIITDSHASSQDVTPPSPEGIPPLCDLDIVEVNRYLYLDR; translated from the exons ATGGTTGTTGACAGCAGCATGACAGAGGAACACAAACCGTCCCCGACCCCGGAAAGAGCAGTGTATGGTTACGTACTATACCTGGCCTCTTACATTGGTCTTG GTGTGTACTTGGTGTGGGCCTATGTTCCTGATTCCTGGCTGAATGCTGTTGGTCTCACCTACTGGCCTCAGAA GTACTGGGCAGTGGCTCTGCCGGTCTACCTGTGTGTGGTCATCCTCTTGTTTTACCTGGCATACCTGGGCCTCATCTTCATCAACACTCCACCTCTTACCTCTCTGAGTATCATCACAG ACAGTCATGCAAGTTCACAAGATGTGACGCCTCCCTCACCTGAAGGCATCCCACCACTGTGTGACCTTGACATTGTGGAGGTCAATAGATACCTATATTTGGATAGATGA